One Nitrosomonas sp. PY1 DNA window includes the following coding sequences:
- a CDS encoding cytochrome c oxidase assembly protein encodes MVSNTDTKANNLMKKKLLVFSLIMFVFGFALVPFYEKFCEVTGVNNLLQPDVRAKENRVDEARWVTVELDANTRGLPWQFKPLQSSVKIHPGEPVDVMYEITNNSDREINGQAIPSYSPRNLEKFLKKFECFCFTKQVLKPNETRQMPVQFVIEPDLPSEIHTVTISYTFFELPDGASAVRK; translated from the coding sequence ATGGTGAGTAATACTGATACAAAAGCAAATAATTTAATGAAAAAAAAGTTGTTAGTTTTTTCATTAATTATGTTTGTATTTGGTTTTGCGCTGGTGCCATTCTATGAGAAGTTTTGTGAAGTGACCGGAGTGAATAATTTGCTGCAGCCGGATGTTCGGGCTAAAGAAAATCGGGTAGATGAAGCACGTTGGGTAACTGTAGAGCTTGATGCCAATACAAGGGGTTTGCCATGGCAATTCAAGCCGCTTCAATCTAGTGTGAAGATTCATCCCGGTGAACCTGTCGATGTGATGTATGAGATTACTAATAATTCAGATCGTGAAATTAATGGACAAGCAATACCGAGTTATAGTCCACGCAATCTGGAAAAATTCTTGAAGAAATTTGAATGTTTTTGTTTTACAAAACAGGTGCTAAAGCCAAATGAAACAAGGCAAATGCCGGTTCAGTTTGTTATTGAACCGGATTTGCCCTCAGAGATACACACGGTAACGATCTCTTATACTTTTTTTGAATTGCCAGATGGTGCTAGTGCAGTTAGAAAATGA
- the rpmB gene encoding 50S ribosomal protein L28, whose amino-acid sequence MARICEVTQKKPMSGHNVSHANNKTKRRFLPNLQHRKFWVESENRWINLRLSNAALRTIDKNGIDTVLAKLHINKYK is encoded by the coding sequence ATGGCAAGAATATGCGAAGTAACTCAAAAAAAACCAATGTCTGGTCACAATGTTTCTCATGCAAACAATAAAACCAAGAGACGATTTCTACCGAATCTCCAACACCGTAAATTTTGGGTTGAAAGTGAAAATCGCTGGATTAACCTTCGTTTATCGAATGCCGCGCTACGTACGATAGACAAAAACGGCATTGACACGGTACTGGCTAAATTACATATCAACAAATATAAGTAA
- a CDS encoding SURF1 family protein, producing the protein MSILGYRFKPKVWAIILMIAFVLIFSSLGRWQLNRAEEKTEKHEQIQLYTKQPPINLPTELVKLKDFEYREVEIRGEFANDKTILLDNKTYQRRVGYHVITPMKISTSNLYVPINRGWIELGKDRLILPIIQRVEGEVILTGTVISPEIRALTLKEEFVRGMIWDKFDLQRYEDETGLNMQPILVLQKNDVNDGLLRDWDKSDSGASKNIGYAIQWFSLAAATLIIFIVLNVKRSYTKSEIKSS; encoded by the coding sequence ATGAGCATATTAGGATATCGTTTTAAACCAAAAGTCTGGGCAATTATTCTGATGATTGCTTTTGTTTTAATCTTTAGCTCGTTGGGACGGTGGCAGCTAAATAGAGCGGAAGAAAAGACTGAGAAACACGAACAAATTCAGTTATACACAAAACAACCCCCAATAAATTTGCCGACAGAATTAGTTAAACTCAAAGACTTTGAATATCGAGAGGTTGAGATACGTGGGGAATTTGCGAATGACAAAACTATCTTATTAGATAATAAAACTTATCAACGTCGTGTTGGTTATCACGTTATAACGCCGATGAAAATTTCGACTAGCAATTTATATGTTCCCATAAACAGAGGTTGGATTGAATTAGGTAAAGATAGATTAATTTTACCGATAATACAGCGCGTTGAAGGTGAGGTTATATTAACCGGGACGGTGATTTCCCCTGAAATAAGAGCTTTGACACTTAAAGAAGAATTTGTTAGGGGAATGATTTGGGATAAGTTCGATCTGCAGCGCTATGAAGATGAAACGGGATTGAATATGCAGCCTATTTTGGTGTTGCAAAAAAATGATGTAAATGACGGTTTGTTGAGAGATTGGGATAAGTCAGATTCTGGGGCAAGTAAAAATATTGGCTACGCGATTCAGTGGTTTTCATTAGCTGCTGCAACATTAATTATATTTATAGTATTAAATGTCAAACGAAGTTATACAAAAAGCGAAATCAAATCGTCGTAA
- the ctaD gene encoding cytochrome c oxidase subunit I, with the protein MAAVHGDAHSHGHDDHHPSGIMRWVTTTNHKDIGSMYLWFSFTMFLVGGFLAMGIRAELFQPGIQILEPELFNQFTTLHGLIMVFGAIMPAFVGFANWQVPLMIGAPDMAFARMNNWSFWLLPVAATLLVSSFFVPGGAAAGGWTFYPPLSTQGGLGVDLMIFAVHILGASSIMGSINIITTILNMRAPGMTLMKMPMFVWTWLITAYLLVLVMPVLAGTVTMLLTDRHFGTSFFNAAGGGDPVLFQHVFWFFGHPEVYIMILPAFGIVSEIIPTFARKPLFGYSSMVYATASIAILSCVVWAHHMFTAGMPTVGQLFFMYATMLIAVPTGVKVFNWTATMWQGSMTFETPMLFAIGFIFLFVIGGFSGVICAIVPIDIQVQDTYYVIAHFHYVLVSGALFALFAGAYYWIPKWTGRMYNETLGKWHFWLSMFFFNLTFFVQHFLGLAGMPRRIPDYNLQFADFNMVSSIGAFGFGLTQLLFLYIMISCIRSGEKAPQKPWDGATTLEWTHLPSPAPYHSFEKPPVVN; encoded by the coding sequence ATGGCAGCAGTACATGGTGACGCACATAGTCACGGACACGATGATCATCATCCCAGTGGAATAATGCGTTGGGTTACTACGACTAACCATAAAGATATTGGTTCGATGTATTTATGGTTCAGTTTTACAATGTTTCTGGTGGGCGGTTTTCTGGCGATGGGAATTCGCGCTGAATTATTTCAGCCAGGTATTCAAATACTGGAACCGGAATTGTTTAATCAGTTTACGACGTTGCATGGATTGATTATGGTTTTTGGTGCAATCATGCCTGCGTTCGTGGGGTTTGCTAACTGGCAAGTGCCTTTGATGATTGGCGCTCCAGATATGGCGTTTGCGCGAATGAATAACTGGAGTTTTTGGTTGTTGCCAGTGGCAGCGACATTGCTAGTTAGCTCTTTCTTCGTGCCTGGTGGCGCTGCAGCGGGTGGATGGACATTCTATCCGCCGCTTTCTACGCAGGGCGGTCTAGGAGTGGATCTGATGATATTTGCAGTGCATATCTTGGGTGCTTCTTCGATCATGGGATCTATCAATATTATTACAACCATTTTGAATATGCGTGCACCGGGCATGACATTAATGAAAATGCCAATGTTTGTGTGGACATGGTTGATCACCGCATATCTGTTGGTGCTGGTAATGCCTGTGTTGGCGGGTACAGTAACAATGTTGCTAACTGATCGACATTTCGGCACTAGTTTCTTTAATGCTGCGGGGGGTGGAGATCCAGTGTTATTCCAACATGTTTTCTGGTTCTTCGGACATCCTGAAGTTTATATTATGATATTGCCAGCATTTGGAATTGTTTCGGAAATTATTCCAACATTCGCTAGAAAACCGCTTTTTGGCTACTCATCAATGGTTTATGCGACCGCTTCAATTGCAATTCTGTCTTGTGTGGTTTGGGCGCATCATATGTTTACAGCTGGTATGCCTACAGTAGGACAATTGTTTTTCATGTACGCAACCATGTTAATTGCTGTACCGACAGGTGTTAAGGTGTTTAACTGGACTGCTACGATGTGGCAAGGTTCGATGACATTTGAAACACCTATGTTATTTGCGATAGGTTTTATATTCTTATTTGTAATTGGTGGATTCAGTGGTGTAATTTGTGCAATTGTACCGATTGATATTCAAGTTCAAGATACCTATTATGTGATTGCGCATTTCCATTATGTGTTGGTATCAGGCGCATTGTTTGCACTATTTGCCGGCGCATATTATTGGATACCAAAATGGACCGGTCGCATGTATAACGAAACATTGGGTAAATGGCATTTTTGGTTGTCCATGTTCTTCTTTAATCTGACCTTCTTCGTGCAGCACTTCTTGGGCTTAGCGGGTATGCCTCGTAGAATTCCTGACTACAATTTGCAATTCGCAGATTTTAATATGGTTTCTAGCATCGGAGCATTTGGATTTGGTTTAACGCAGCTTCTTTTTCTGTATATTATGATTAGTTGTATTCGTAGTGGAGAAAAAGCGCCTCAGAAACCATGGGATGGTGCTACGACATTGGAATGGACACACTTGCCATCGCCAGCACCTTACCACAGTTTTGAGAAACCACCTGTTGTAAATTAA
- the rpmG gene encoding 50S ribosomal protein L33, whose amino-acid sequence MREKIKLESSAGTGHFYTTTKNKRAKPEKLEIKKFDPVVRKHVIYKETKLK is encoded by the coding sequence ATGCGTGAAAAAATAAAACTTGAGTCTTCTGCAGGAACAGGGCATTTTTATACAACGACCAAAAATAAGCGAGCTAAGCCAGAAAAGTTAGAAATCAAAAAATTTGATCCGGTAGTTCGTAAACATGTCATTTATAAAGAGACAAAACTAAAATAG
- a CDS encoding DUF2970 domain-containing protein: MTNNNIEQKQRKVDVWKIAKAVMFAFMGIRKKSDLESDAESLTPAQVIIGGIIGAILFVLCVMLVVRLVVS; this comes from the coding sequence ATGACGAATAATAATATTGAGCAAAAGCAAAGAAAGGTTGATGTCTGGAAAATCGCTAAAGCTGTGATGTTTGCTTTTATGGGCATCAGAAAAAAAAGCGATCTGGAATCTGATGCGGAATCATTGACTCCCGCACAAGTTATTATTGGTGGAATTATTGGAGCTATATTGTTTGTTTTGTGTGTAATGCTGGTAGTGAGATTGGTTGTTAGTTAG
- a CDS encoding cytochrome c oxidase subunit 3: protein MSHESGHGHYFVPAPSMYPIIGSTAILFMGSGAALTMNKMELGYGLLAIGFAILIYMLFGWFGTVARESEAGKYGDQVDLSFRWGMSWFIFTEVMFFCAFFGALFYMRNLSIPWLAEESTVLGNSYWNAFSGIWPTAGPGVHPEFTIIGAWGLPAFNTFLLLTSGVTVTFAHWALKKNDRAGLKKWLLATIFLGALFIACQAYEYAHAYNDLNLKLTSGAYGSTFFMLTGFHGFHVTIGTIMLTVIYFRSAAGHFTPEHHFGFEGVAWYWHFVDVVWLGLFIFVYLM, encoded by the coding sequence ATGAGTCACGAATCTGGACATGGGCATTATTTCGTTCCAGCTCCATCGATGTATCCAATCATTGGGTCAACAGCAATCTTATTCATGGGATCGGGCGCAGCATTAACTATGAATAAAATGGAGTTAGGATACGGATTGTTAGCAATAGGCTTTGCTATTCTGATTTATATGTTGTTTGGTTGGTTTGGAACAGTAGCCAGAGAAAGCGAGGCTGGAAAATATGGCGATCAAGTAGACCTTTCTTTCCGTTGGGGAATGAGCTGGTTTATTTTTACCGAAGTAATGTTTTTCTGTGCATTCTTTGGTGCATTATTTTACATGCGTAACTTGTCCATACCTTGGTTGGCAGAAGAAAGCACAGTATTAGGTAACTCATACTGGAATGCGTTTAGCGGTATTTGGCCAACCGCAGGCCCTGGTGTTCACCCTGAATTTACAATAATAGGGGCGTGGGGATTGCCAGCTTTTAATACGTTTTTATTGTTGACTTCAGGGGTAACCGTAACCTTTGCGCATTGGGCTTTGAAAAAAAATGACCGTGCAGGCCTTAAAAAATGGCTGCTGGCTACCATATTCCTTGGCGCGTTATTTATTGCGTGTCAAGCATATGAATATGCGCATGCTTATAATGATTTGAATCTGAAGTTGACATCAGGAGCTTATGGCTCAACCTTTTTCATGTTGACTGGGTTTCATGGATTCCATGTAACCATTGGTACTATCATGTTAACAGTAATTTATTTCCGGAGTGCAGCTGGTCATTTTACGCCAGAACATCATTTTGGATTTGAAGGTGTGGCATGGTACTGGCACTTTGTTGACGTGGTATGGCTAGGATTATTTATTTTTGTGTACTTAATGTAA
- the coxB gene encoding cytochrome c oxidase subunit II codes for MRSKSVVALTGVFALALYSGMAIGSKYNLPEPQSVIAKDIYDQHIVLMWICLAIFIAVFGVMFYSVLKHRKSLGYKAANFHHSTIVEIIWTAIPVAILVVMALPATKTVIAMKDTSSPDMTIKATGYQWMWGYDYLQGEGEGISFFSKLSTPKAQVENKEAKGKDYLLEVDNRVVVPVGKKVRIILTANDVIHAWWVPALGIKQDAVPGFIRDTWFTADKPGIYRGQCAELCGKDHGFMPIVVEVMEAGDYTKWVSAQNTSAIKTSMHVENK; via the coding sequence ATGAGAAGTAAATCGGTAGTAGCCCTGACCGGGGTGTTCGCTCTCGCTTTGTATTCAGGCATGGCGATAGGGTCTAAATATAATTTACCCGAGCCTCAGAGTGTCATTGCGAAGGATATCTATGATCAGCATATTGTGCTGATGTGGATTTGTTTGGCCATTTTTATAGCTGTATTTGGAGTGATGTTTTATTCGGTTCTGAAACATCGCAAATCTCTAGGTTATAAAGCGGCAAATTTTCATCATAGTACTATTGTGGAAATTATTTGGACTGCAATACCAGTTGCTATTCTGGTTGTGATGGCTTTGCCAGCAACAAAGACAGTCATAGCGATGAAAGATACATCAAGTCCAGACATGACCATTAAAGCTACCGGTTATCAATGGATGTGGGGTTATGATTACCTTCAAGGTGAGGGCGAGGGAATTAGTTTCTTTAGTAAGCTGTCAACCCCTAAAGCTCAAGTCGAGAATAAGGAAGCCAAGGGTAAGGATTATTTGTTAGAGGTTGATAATCGCGTTGTGGTTCCTGTGGGTAAAAAAGTTCGTATTATCTTGACGGCAAATGATGTGATTCATGCTTGGTGGGTGCCTGCATTAGGTATTAAACAAGATGCTGTTCCGGGGTTTATTCGTGACACTTGGTTCACGGCCGACAAGCCAGGTATCTATCGTGGTCAATGTGCTGAATTGTGTGGTAAAGACCATGGGTTCATGCCGATTGTGGTAGAAGTGATGGAGGCTGGTGATTATACGAAATGGGTGAGTGCCCAAAATACATCAGCAATTAAAACATCAATGCATGTCGAAAATAAGTAA
- a CDS encoding fatty acid desaturase, whose protein sequence is MISDFLHLLSGVVDMPWWGYVVVTLIMTHITIASITIYLHRHSAHRALELHPIASHFFRFWLWLTTGMVTKQWTAIHRKHHAKCETEADPHSPVVVGIKKVLLEGSELYRAEAKNQETLDRYGYGTPDDWVERNVYSKHSAKGVALMLIIDVILFGPIGITIWAVQMLWAPIFAAGVINGVGHYWGYRNFQAEDASRNIVPWGILIGGEELHNNHHAFATSARLSNKWYEFDIGWLYICILQVFGLAKVKKTAPKLRMNKQKECCDLDTLQAVISHRYEVLAKYTKSLQQAFTKEMDGLKGAIAEYGIDKPTLKRWVMADSRTLHAHEKEKLSQVLSSTQARELDKMYIMREELIGIWQRSTASTEELVKQLEDWCKRAEESGIEVLRTFSQSLRCYA, encoded by the coding sequence ATGATTTCGGATTTTCTTCATTTATTGTCGGGCGTTGTAGATATGCCTTGGTGGGGGTATGTTGTCGTTACATTGATTATGACACATATAACAATAGCGAGTATTACGATTTACTTACATCGCCATTCTGCGCATCGTGCGCTCGAATTGCATCCTATAGCGAGTCATTTTTTTCGCTTTTGGTTGTGGTTGACGACGGGCATGGTAACAAAACAATGGACAGCGATTCATCGTAAGCACCATGCTAAGTGTGAAACTGAGGCTGATCCTCATAGTCCCGTGGTTGTGGGCATTAAAAAGGTATTGCTGGAGGGCTCTGAGCTATATAGGGCGGAAGCAAAAAACCAAGAAACTTTGGATCGATATGGATACGGTACCCCTGATGATTGGGTGGAGCGTAATGTTTATAGCAAGCATAGTGCAAAGGGTGTTGCGTTAATGCTGATCATTGATGTGATTCTATTTGGTCCAATTGGTATTACTATATGGGCAGTGCAAATGTTATGGGCACCAATTTTTGCTGCTGGTGTTATTAATGGTGTTGGACATTACTGGGGCTATCGTAATTTTCAAGCGGAAGATGCAAGTAGAAACATTGTTCCCTGGGGAATTTTGATAGGGGGTGAGGAATTGCACAATAATCATCATGCTTTTGCAACATCTGCTCGATTGTCCAATAAGTGGTATGAATTTGACATTGGTTGGCTTTATATTTGTATTTTGCAAGTATTTGGTTTGGCAAAAGTTAAAAAAACAGCGCCTAAGCTGCGAATGAATAAACAAAAAGAATGTTGTGACTTAGATACATTGCAGGCAGTTATTTCTCACCGCTACGAAGTGCTTGCAAAATATACTAAATCGTTGCAGCAAGCTTTTACGAAAGAGATGGATGGATTGAAAGGAGCTATTGCGGAGTATGGTATTGATAAACCAACGCTAAAGCGTTGGGTAATGGCGGATTCAAGAACATTGCATGCGCATGAAAAGGAAAAATTGAGTCAGGTTTTAAGTAGCACGCAGGCGAGAGAGTTGGATAAGATGTATATAATGCGTGAAGAACTGATTGGAATTTGGCAGCGTTCAACCGCATCGACCGAGGAATTGGTAAAACAATTGGAGGATTGGTGCAAACGTGCAGAGGAAAGTGGGATTGAGGTATTAAGAACATTCTCGCAAAGCCTACGTTGCTATGCTTAG